A single window of Mycolicibacterium aurum DNA harbors:
- a CDS encoding type I glutamate--ammonia ligase: MADMAAKPLAAAAIAQLEADGVASLIGTVVNPAGLILAKTVPLRRMGSFAEPGLGASPVWHVFAIDQAGIVFSDSTGVVGDQRIRIDLSALRILGDGFAWAPGCFYAQDGSPDPFCTRGALLRMQDRLADAGLEALMGHEIEFVLVGADGSALPAHMWAQYGLAGVLEHEGFVRDVTAAATASGVAIEQFHPEYGVNQFEISLAPQPPVAAADHATLMRIIIGRVARNYGMRVSLSPVPFAGSVGSGAHQHFSLTRDGVPLFSGGDGAAGMTADGASAIAGVLSGLAEAQGMLSGSILSGLRMLPGHWSGAYACWGTENREAAVRFLPGGDANPYGANVEVKVIDPAANTYLAAAAILGLALDGIERNLPLPAEVAVDPSSLTDSGRADAGVTVLNTDQSAILDALDGSSRLRGLLGDEVVDAVVAVRRYEQENFSALSADELAEKFRLAWSV; this comes from the coding sequence ATGGCTGACATGGCCGCCAAACCGCTCGCCGCTGCAGCCATCGCCCAGCTCGAGGCCGACGGCGTCGCCAGCCTGATCGGCACCGTCGTCAACCCCGCGGGGCTGATCCTCGCCAAGACCGTCCCGCTGCGGCGCATGGGATCGTTCGCCGAGCCCGGCCTCGGCGCCAGCCCGGTGTGGCATGTATTCGCCATCGACCAGGCGGGCATCGTGTTCAGCGACTCGACCGGGGTGGTCGGGGATCAGCGGATTCGTATCGATCTGAGCGCCCTGCGCATCCTCGGTGACGGATTCGCCTGGGCCCCTGGCTGTTTCTATGCTCAGGACGGTTCGCCGGACCCGTTCTGCACCCGAGGTGCCCTGCTCCGGATGCAGGACCGTCTCGCCGATGCCGGCCTCGAGGCACTGATGGGACACGAGATCGAGTTCGTCCTCGTGGGCGCCGATGGCAGTGCGCTGCCTGCACACATGTGGGCGCAGTACGGGCTCGCGGGTGTGCTGGAGCATGAGGGCTTCGTCCGCGACGTCACCGCCGCGGCGACGGCATCAGGTGTCGCGATCGAGCAGTTCCACCCCGAGTACGGCGTGAACCAGTTCGAGATCTCGCTGGCCCCGCAGCCCCCCGTCGCAGCCGCCGATCACGCCACGCTGATGCGGATCATCATCGGTCGGGTCGCCAGGAACTACGGCATGCGCGTCAGCCTGTCGCCGGTGCCGTTCGCGGGGAGCGTCGGTTCCGGTGCCCATCAACATTTTTCGTTGACCCGTGACGGAGTTCCGCTGTTCTCCGGCGGCGACGGCGCCGCCGGCATGACCGCCGACGGCGCGTCGGCCATCGCGGGCGTGCTCTCCGGTCTCGCAGAGGCTCAGGGCATGCTCAGCGGATCGATTCTGTCGGGCCTGCGGATGCTGCCGGGACACTGGTCAGGCGCGTACGCGTGCTGGGGCACCGAGAACAGGGAAGCCGCGGTGCGATTCCTCCCGGGTGGCGACGCCAACCCGTATGGCGCGAACGTCGAGGTCAAGGTCATCGACCCGGCTGCGAACACCTATCTCGCGGCGGCGGCGATCCTGGGTCTTGCCCTCGACGGCATCGAGCGCAATCTGCCCCTGCCCGCCGAGGTCGCCGTCGATCCCTCGAGCCTGACCGACTCGGGCCGCGCCGATGCGGGCGTGACAGTGCTCAATACCGATCAGTCCGCGATCCTGGACGCCCTCGATGGTTCGTCGAGGCTGCGCGGCCTCCTCGGCGATGAGGTGGTCGACGCGGTGGTCGCGGTGCGGCGCTACGAGCAGGAGAACTTCTCCGCCCTGAGCGCCGACGAGCTCGCGGAGAAGTTCCGGCTGGCATGGAGCGTCTGA
- a CDS encoding carboxymuconolactone decarboxylase family protein: MSRIGDFEDDDVTAFAVKSPELGTAMAKFSHAVYTKNRLPMRVREAARIVIAYANECVVCQNTRDSEGETNGISEEFYDYATQWRTWPGYSDAERIAMEFAHRFATDHVGLRDDEDFWERAAVHFSDELLTDLAISCAMWVGMGRVLRTLDIGQTCKITL, encoded by the coding sequence ATGAGCCGAATCGGAGACTTCGAGGACGACGACGTGACTGCCTTCGCGGTGAAGTCACCCGAACTGGGCACAGCGATGGCCAAGTTCTCCCACGCCGTCTACACGAAGAACCGGCTGCCCATGCGGGTCAGGGAGGCAGCGCGGATCGTCATCGCCTATGCCAACGAATGCGTGGTGTGCCAGAACACCCGCGACTCAGAGGGCGAGACCAACGGGATCAGCGAGGAGTTCTACGACTACGCCACCCAGTGGCGCACCTGGCCCGGCTACAGCGACGCCGAGCGCATCGCCATGGAGTTCGCGCACCGATTTGCCACCGACCATGTCGGCCTGCGCGACGACGAGGACTTCTGGGAGCGCGCCGCCGTGCACTTCAGCGACGAATTGCTGACCGACCTGGCGATCTCCTGCGCCATGTGGGTGGGTATGGGCCGGGTGCTGCGCACCCTCGACATCGGGCAGACCTGCAAGATCACGCTGTGA
- a CDS encoding MDR family MFS transporter, translating to MTASPPARPELAEENSPGEPVPVSSHRRNIIFVAVVLGMLLAALDQTIVATALPTVVADLGGAGHQSWVVTSYLLASTIATAIVGKLGDLFGRKMVFGAAVVFFLIGSVLCGIASSMEMLVGARALQGIGGGALMVTATALIGEVIPLRDRGRYQGALGAVFGVTTVVGPLLGGYFTDHLTWRWAFWINVPIGIVVFIVALTTIPALSRRGRPVIDYAGIVLIGIGASGLTLATSWGGSTYAWSSPMIIGLFIGSAVAVAAFVRVELRAKEPILPIRLFASPVFTVCCVLSFIVGFAMLGALTFLPTFMQFVDGVSATESGLRTLPMVGGLLLTSMGSGVLVSRTGRYKIFPVAGTALMVLGFVLLSRMDATTPMLQQSAYLFVLGTGIGMCMQVLILIVQSTANFSDLGVATSGVTFFRTIGSSFGAAIFGSLFANFLDARIAGALAAGGAPPEAAESPQFLHRLAPDVAAPIVEAYSDSLGMVFLCAAPVALVGFLVALTLKRVPLREMETAVGLDMGEGFGMPSSDSPEQMLETAVGRLVRQSPEIRLRSIAGTRGCESDVALLWALIQIYRQSQVFGSARLTEMAERLRVPPEVLEPTFSRLVDHGHALRTGDQLWLTQSGARQVDSATAALVSRIIEKLETSPTFEGRPDRADVEAALERIAQRLLVQRDWDDDRVEVAAAGK from the coding sequence ATGACTGCGTCGCCGCCGGCACGTCCCGAGCTCGCTGAGGAAAACAGCCCCGGCGAGCCCGTCCCCGTCAGCTCCCACCGCCGCAACATCATCTTCGTTGCGGTGGTGCTCGGCATGCTGCTGGCGGCGCTCGACCAGACCATCGTCGCGACCGCGCTGCCCACCGTGGTTGCCGACCTCGGCGGCGCGGGCCACCAGTCGTGGGTGGTCACGAGCTACCTGCTGGCGTCGACGATCGCGACGGCCATCGTCGGCAAGCTCGGCGATCTCTTCGGGCGCAAGATGGTCTTCGGCGCGGCGGTGGTGTTCTTCCTCATCGGCTCGGTTCTGTGCGGGATCGCCTCGTCGATGGAGATGCTCGTCGGTGCCCGCGCGTTGCAGGGCATCGGAGGCGGCGCCCTGATGGTCACCGCGACCGCGCTGATCGGAGAGGTGATCCCGCTGCGGGATCGCGGCCGCTACCAGGGCGCACTCGGTGCCGTCTTCGGTGTCACCACGGTGGTCGGCCCGCTGCTCGGCGGTTACTTCACCGACCACCTGACGTGGCGCTGGGCGTTCTGGATCAACGTGCCGATCGGCATCGTGGTGTTCATCGTCGCGCTGACGACGATCCCGGCGCTGAGCCGACGCGGCCGGCCCGTCATCGACTACGCCGGCATCGTGCTCATCGGTATCGGAGCGTCCGGCCTGACGTTGGCCACCAGCTGGGGTGGCAGCACCTATGCCTGGTCCTCGCCGATGATCATCGGCCTGTTCATCGGGTCCGCCGTGGCGGTGGCCGCGTTCGTGCGGGTCGAACTGCGCGCGAAAGAACCGATCCTGCCGATCCGGCTGTTCGCCAGCCCGGTGTTCACCGTGTGCTGTGTGCTGTCGTTCATCGTCGGCTTCGCGATGCTCGGCGCACTGACATTCCTGCCCACGTTCATGCAGTTCGTCGACGGCGTCTCGGCCACCGAGTCCGGGCTGCGGACGCTGCCGATGGTCGGTGGGCTGCTGCTGACCTCGATGGGCAGCGGTGTGCTGGTCAGCCGCACCGGCCGCTACAAGATCTTCCCGGTGGCGGGGACGGCGCTGATGGTGCTGGGTTTCGTGCTGCTGTCCCGCATGGACGCCACCACCCCGATGCTGCAGCAGAGCGCGTACCTGTTCGTACTCGGCACCGGGATCGGTATGTGCATGCAGGTGCTGATCCTCATCGTGCAGAGCACCGCCAACTTCTCCGACCTCGGGGTGGCGACGTCCGGCGTCACGTTCTTCCGCACGATCGGAAGCTCCTTCGGCGCAGCGATTTTCGGGTCGCTGTTCGCCAACTTCCTGGATGCGCGGATCGCCGGTGCGCTGGCTGCCGGCGGAGCCCCGCCCGAGGCGGCGGAGTCCCCGCAGTTCCTGCACCGGCTGGCCCCCGACGTCGCCGCGCCCATCGTCGAGGCGTATTCCGACTCGTTGGGGATGGTGTTTTTGTGCGCGGCGCCGGTGGCTCTCGTCGGGTTCCTCGTGGCATTGACGCTCAAGCGGGTCCCGTTGCGGGAGATGGAGACCGCCGTCGGCCTGGACATGGGGGAGGGCTTCGGGATGCCCTCCAGCGATTCCCCGGAACAGATGCTGGAGACGGCGGTCGGCAGGCTGGTGCGGCAGTCACCGGAGATCCGGCTCCGCAGTATCGCAGGCACACGCGGCTGTGAGTCCGATGTGGCCCTGCTGTGGGCGCTGATCCAGATCTACCGTCAGAGCCAGGTTTTCGGCTCCGCCCGGCTGACCGAGATGGCCGAGCGTCTCCGTGTCCCGCCGGAAGTACTGGAGCCGACGTTCAGCAGGCTCGTCGACCACGGTCACGCGCTGCGTACCGGCGACCAGCTGTGGCTTACTCAGTCGGGCGCCCGGCAGGTGGACTCCGCGACGGCCGCGCTGGTGAGCCGGATCATCGAGAAGCTGGAGACCTCGCCGACGTTCGAGGGACGTCCGGATCGCGCAGACGTCGAGGCGGCACTGGAACGGATCGCGCAGCGCCTGCTGGTGCAGCGGGACTGGGACGACGACCGCGTCGAAGTTGCGGCGGCCGGAAAGTGA
- the bfr gene encoding bacterioferritin — protein sequence MQGDPEVLKLLNEQLTSELTAINQYFLHSKMQDNWGFTELAEHTRKESFEEMVHAEKITDRILLLDGLPNYQRLFSLRVGQTVREQFEADLAIEYEVVGRLRPGIILCREKGDATSATLFEEILADEELHIDYLETQLELMGKLGEELYLAQCVSRPPQ from the coding sequence ATGCAAGGCGATCCCGAGGTTCTGAAATTGCTCAACGAGCAATTGACGAGCGAATTGACGGCGATCAATCAGTATTTCCTGCATTCCAAGATGCAGGACAACTGGGGTTTCACCGAATTGGCTGAGCACACCCGCAAGGAATCATTTGAGGAAATGGTCCACGCGGAGAAGATCACCGATCGAATTCTTCTTCTCGACGGCCTGCCCAACTACCAGCGGCTGTTCTCGCTGCGTGTCGGCCAGACGGTCCGCGAACAATTCGAAGCCGACCTGGCGATCGAATACGAGGTCGTGGGGCGCCTCCGGCCGGGGATCATCCTGTGCCGGGAGAAGGGCGACGCCACGTCGGCGACGCTGTTCGAGGAGATCCTGGCCGACGAGGAACTCCACATCGACTACCTCGAGACCCAGTTGGAGCTGATGGGCAAGCTGGGCGAGGAGCTCTACCTCGCCCAGTGCGTGTCCCGCCCGCCTCAGTAG
- a CDS encoding (2Fe-2S)-binding protein: MFVCLCTGTTSHVVDEVVAKGARTSKEIADACGAGGDCGRCRRTLRAMIEAHFRAVDAAPKSVAR, translated from the coding sequence ATGTTCGTCTGTCTGTGCACCGGAACCACGAGCCATGTGGTCGACGAGGTGGTGGCCAAGGGCGCGCGTACCTCCAAGGAGATCGCCGACGCCTGCGGGGCCGGCGGCGACTGCGGGCGCTGCCGGCGGACGCTGCGGGCCATGATCGAAGCCCACTTCAGAGCGGTCGACGCCGCTCCCAAGAGTGTCGCCCGCTAG
- a CDS encoding PE-PPE domain-containing protein, which produces MGSRTKPWQVWADVRPHTPDHGIRRTATVLAVGAAVWPLVAGPAAAAATVPPVPSPATVLTIFPWAGSMEDELQGRVCQAPNNCVQIDQSLWDPRGLAIIDATIDATAGTKVVFSYSEGARSVTDWLAEHADDPDAPPPGELSFVLIGNPTRAHGGSGRDVMPQTQYQVIDISRQYDPASDFPDHPLNVLALLNTLAAFTVIHTDYENVDMYDPANIVWTEGNTTYVFVPTENLPLLEPLRRLGLTDLADALNGPLKDIVERGYDRSYLPTEEVEEPAGRSALVPLAAAPAAPAVESAPAPQDLDHHSGESDSLAFASRSDAGEHDADEVGIDADDAGATADGTDKSTATDSAEASTSASPDDDDSERTTVGVGKERAEKAERGQAAERGDTADSGKQRNSAATADAGSDA; this is translated from the coding sequence ATGGGTAGTCGGACAAAGCCGTGGCAGGTCTGGGCGGACGTGCGCCCTCACACCCCGGACCACGGGATCAGGCGGACAGCGACCGTGCTTGCCGTGGGTGCGGCGGTGTGGCCACTGGTCGCCGGGCCGGCCGCAGCCGCGGCCACCGTGCCTCCGGTGCCGAGTCCGGCCACCGTGCTGACCATCTTTCCCTGGGCCGGGTCCATGGAAGATGAACTCCAGGGCAGGGTTTGCCAAGCGCCCAACAACTGCGTCCAGATCGATCAGTCCCTCTGGGATCCGCGTGGACTCGCGATCATCGATGCGACCATCGACGCCACAGCCGGCACCAAGGTCGTGTTCTCCTACAGCGAAGGGGCTCGGTCGGTCACGGACTGGCTGGCAGAACATGCCGACGATCCCGACGCCCCACCGCCGGGTGAGCTGTCGTTCGTGCTGATCGGCAATCCCACTCGCGCTCACGGCGGTTCGGGCCGCGATGTGATGCCGCAGACCCAGTACCAGGTGATCGACATCTCGCGCCAGTACGATCCCGCGTCCGACTTCCCCGACCATCCGCTCAACGTCCTCGCGTTGCTCAACACGCTGGCCGCGTTCACGGTCATCCACACCGACTACGAAAACGTGGACATGTACGACCCCGCCAACATCGTGTGGACGGAGGGCAACACCACCTACGTTTTTGTGCCGACCGAGAACCTGCCGCTGCTGGAGCCGCTGCGGCGGCTCGGACTCACGGATCTCGCGGACGCACTCAACGGTCCACTGAAGGACATCGTGGAGCGGGGCTACGACCGGTCATACCTTCCGACGGAGGAAGTCGAAGAACCCGCGGGCCGCTCGGCGCTCGTTCCACTCGCCGCCGCCCCGGCTGCACCGGCTGTCGAATCGGCACCCGCACCGCAGGACCTCGATCACCACTCGGGTGAGAGCGACTCGCTCGCCTTCGCGTCGAGGTCGGATGCCGGGGAACACGACGCCGACGAGGTCGGCATCGACGCGGACGACGCGGGGGCAACAGCCGACGGCACGGACAAGTCGACGGCTACTGACTCAGCCGAAGCCAGCACCAGCGCGAGCCCCGACGACGATGACTCGGAGCGGACGACGGTGGGCGTCGGCAAAGAAAGGGCCGAAAAGGCAGAAAGGGGCCAGGCGGCCGAGAGGGGCGATACCGCGGACAGCGGAAAACAACGGAACAGCGCCGCGACCGCAGACGCAGGCAGCGATGCCTAG
- a CDS encoding enoyl-CoA hydratase/isomerase family protein: protein MTLQISDDNRVRTLLLNRPEALNAFNQELYLATATALRDAAEDPDVAVVLITGAGRAFSAGNDLKEMQAGIADGSLTTEGSHFTTMIDALTDLPKPLICAVNGVGLGIGTTILGYADLVFMSSTARLKCPFTSLGVAPEAASSYLLPQLIGRQNAAWLLLSSEWVDAAEAQRMGIAWKVCEPDDLLPEARRHAEILASRSIPSLVAVKKTIVEPYRAEIAAATQRENAHFQELLGGAANAAALAEFTGQSTVGQTNA, encoded by the coding sequence GTGACTCTGCAGATCAGCGACGACAATCGGGTCCGCACGCTGCTCCTGAACCGGCCCGAGGCGCTCAACGCGTTCAATCAGGAGCTCTACCTCGCGACCGCCACCGCGCTGCGCGACGCGGCCGAGGACCCCGACGTTGCGGTCGTGCTCATCACCGGGGCCGGTCGGGCCTTCAGCGCGGGTAACGATCTCAAGGAGATGCAGGCCGGTATCGCCGACGGGTCGCTGACCACCGAGGGCAGTCACTTCACGACGATGATCGATGCGCTGACCGACCTGCCGAAGCCACTGATCTGCGCGGTCAACGGGGTCGGTCTCGGGATCGGCACCACCATCCTCGGATATGCCGACCTGGTGTTCATGTCGTCCACCGCCAGGCTGAAGTGCCCGTTCACCAGCCTCGGGGTGGCACCGGAGGCGGCGTCGTCGTATCTGCTGCCGCAACTGATCGGCAGGCAGAACGCAGCCTGGCTTCTGCTGTCGTCGGAGTGGGTCGATGCGGCCGAGGCGCAGCGGATGGGAATCGCGTGGAAGGTGTGCGAGCCGGACGACCTGCTCCCTGAAGCCCGGAGGCACGCCGAGATCCTGGCGTCGCGCTCGATTCCGAGCCTCGTCGCTGTCAAGAAGACGATCGTGGAGCCCTATCGCGCCGAGATCGCCGCCGCGACTCAGCGCGAGAACGCGCACTTTCAGGAGTTGCTCGGCGGAGCCGCCAATGCGGCCGCCCTTGCCGAGTTCACCGGGCAGAGCACAGTCGGGCAAACGAACGCCTAG
- a CDS encoding EthD domain-containing protein, whose product MEKVIIALRGAPGDDAWCARLRTEVARDLLDTGAAGLTVNVRDSMVTDSLMTLTTLDPPVIAFVSMWTPQYYGSQIDRATTVLAQLCEQVAAYLVTESVPLAPPHTEPGERTPGFANVALLRRPDHLDEATWLRRWHHDHTQVALDTQSTFGYVQNTVVRALTPGAPPVSAIVEELFPIEATADLYAFFGAADDAELGDRMNRMVASTTAFGANENVDTVPTSRYVLRDAFRAPDTLQP is encoded by the coding sequence GTGGAGAAAGTCATCATCGCGTTGCGAGGCGCACCGGGCGACGACGCCTGGTGTGCACGGTTGCGCACCGAGGTCGCCCGGGACCTGCTCGACACCGGCGCTGCAGGACTGACGGTCAACGTGCGTGATTCGATGGTCACCGATTCACTGATGACGCTGACGACGCTGGATCCACCGGTGATCGCCTTCGTCAGCATGTGGACACCGCAGTACTACGGGTCGCAGATCGACAGGGCGACAACTGTGTTGGCTCAGCTGTGCGAGCAGGTGGCGGCCTATCTGGTGACGGAGTCGGTGCCGCTGGCGCCGCCGCACACAGAGCCCGGTGAGCGCACCCCGGGCTTTGCGAATGTGGCGCTGCTGCGCAGACCGGACCATCTGGACGAGGCCACCTGGTTGCGCCGCTGGCACCACGATCACACCCAGGTGGCGCTCGACACCCAATCGACGTTCGGCTACGTCCAGAACACCGTGGTGCGGGCGCTCACTCCGGGGGCGCCGCCGGTCTCGGCGATCGTGGAGGAGCTGTTCCCGATCGAGGCGACGGCCGATCTGTATGCGTTCTTCGGCGCCGCCGACGACGCCGAGCTCGGTGATCGCATGAACCGGATGGTGGCCAGCACAACGGCATTCGGCGCCAACGAGAATGTCGACACCGTGCCGACGAGCCGGTATGTGCTGCGGGACGCGTTCCGCGCGCCAGATACGCTGCAGCCGTGA
- a CDS encoding FUSC family protein produces MIKGLALPPVMPDLGAVLRSLGCVVVIAAIAVQWGPPGSATAAMGAAVIAGAAGLMDSPRNRVPLVLLVSTLTGAAVLFGALTSAFSPLFVVVVAAWCFGASMLWALSGSAGLLGAAAGALLVTAPPISPTPGSVLGATALAVAGGLLQAAVVALWPPQRWRDQRAALVAAYRALAADARKLSAGGDKTDFAVNTEPLMDLHEAFVVIDGRHRRRPAEYRSWYALPERIAATLADVAAIPRSDALSRVLSEAADTLAAIADTGRPGRIGTDVAINRFDSVLREVTDRESAALQRLSAQLHEAVAMRLGDFVASTPEAVRFRRPELRTSARAAIDLIRSHLVWHSPVLRHAVRLSVAVTFGCAVERYTHAPEGYWIPLTVLMALRPETAHTYTRCAGRVAGSVAAIVVAYTVLAVLNPAVAVSAALAVLAVGVAFLVSGLGYLAVSAAVTAAAVFLIDAGRPGPPVAISDPVLAALAGGALAVIAHVLLPDDALTRLAQRAGELLKTEIDYAATVIKAYVHELDSPAEALSASWQRAFRARAAFEAATGAMRIESRELRHWLRAYRTALNAVTGSCTTLEAHLPVRPVTADREFALAVDEYVEALCGDPPTAASPFTVDSAELAAADQRLRDAVPRRGSDDGPARVLVAEVAAITRSLTAIAVSSGPTSAR; encoded by the coding sequence GTGATCAAGGGTCTGGCGTTACCCCCGGTGATGCCGGACCTGGGCGCGGTGCTGCGCAGCCTCGGATGTGTCGTGGTGATCGCCGCGATCGCAGTGCAGTGGGGACCGCCGGGTTCGGCGACCGCCGCCATGGGCGCCGCCGTGATCGCCGGTGCCGCCGGGCTGATGGACAGCCCACGCAACCGGGTACCGCTCGTGCTCCTCGTCTCCACGCTCACCGGTGCGGCGGTCCTGTTCGGCGCACTGACATCGGCCTTTTCGCCGCTGTTCGTCGTCGTGGTCGCGGCGTGGTGTTTCGGGGCCTCGATGCTGTGGGCACTGAGTGGCAGCGCCGGGCTGCTGGGTGCCGCGGCGGGCGCGCTGCTGGTGACGGCGCCGCCCATCTCTCCGACGCCGGGATCGGTGCTCGGCGCGACCGCGCTGGCGGTAGCCGGCGGCCTGCTGCAAGCGGCGGTGGTGGCGCTGTGGCCGCCTCAGCGCTGGCGAGACCAGCGCGCCGCGCTGGTGGCCGCGTATCGGGCCCTGGCTGCCGACGCGCGAAAGCTCAGCGCCGGTGGTGACAAGACGGACTTCGCGGTCAACACCGAGCCATTGATGGATCTGCACGAGGCCTTCGTCGTGATCGACGGCAGGCACCGTCGCCGCCCCGCCGAGTACCGCAGCTGGTATGCGCTGCCCGAGCGGATCGCCGCGACACTGGCCGACGTGGCGGCCATCCCCCGATCCGACGCGCTGTCGCGCGTACTCTCCGAGGCCGCCGACACGCTCGCCGCCATCGCCGACACCGGACGTCCGGGCCGCATCGGCACCGATGTGGCCATCAACCGATTCGACAGCGTGCTCCGCGAGGTCACCGACCGGGAATCGGCGGCTTTGCAGCGCCTTTCTGCCCAGTTGCACGAGGCGGTGGCGATGCGCTTGGGCGACTTCGTGGCGTCCACCCCTGAAGCGGTGCGCTTCCGCCGTCCGGAACTGCGCACCTCGGCGCGCGCCGCGATCGATCTGATCCGCAGTCACCTGGTCTGGCATTCGCCGGTGTTGCGGCACGCGGTGCGGCTCAGTGTCGCCGTGACTTTCGGGTGCGCGGTCGAGCGGTATACCCATGCTCCCGAGGGCTACTGGATCCCGCTGACTGTTCTCATGGCACTGCGACCGGAGACCGCACATACCTACACCCGTTGCGCAGGCCGGGTGGCCGGCAGCGTCGCGGCGATCGTCGTCGCGTACACCGTGCTCGCCGTGCTGAACCCTGCGGTCGCGGTGTCCGCTGCCCTTGCCGTCCTCGCCGTCGGTGTCGCGTTCCTGGTGTCCGGACTGGGCTACCTCGCAGTGTCGGCTGCGGTGACGGCGGCAGCGGTGTTCCTCATCGATGCCGGCCGCCCGGGTCCACCCGTTGCGATCAGCGATCCGGTACTGGCCGCGCTGGCCGGTGGCGCCCTGGCGGTGATCGCGCATGTCCTGCTGCCCGATGACGCGCTGACGCGGCTGGCGCAGCGCGCCGGCGAACTCCTGAAGACCGAAATCGACTACGCAGCAACGGTGATCAAGGCTTACGTCCACGAACTCGACAGTCCGGCCGAGGCGTTGTCGGCGTCGTGGCAGCGCGCCTTCCGGGCCAGGGCGGCGTTCGAGGCCGCGACGGGCGCAATGCGCATCGAATCCCGCGAACTGCGGCACTGGCTGCGCGCGTACCGCACGGCACTCAATGCCGTCACCGGTTCGTGCACGACGCTGGAAGCCCACCTACCGGTCCGGCCGGTCACCGCCGACCGCGAATTCGCGCTCGCGGTCGATGAATACGTCGAGGCGCTGTGCGGCGACCCGCCGACTGCGGCGTCGCCGTTCACCGTGGATTCCGCGGAGCTGGCCGCGGCCGATCAACGATTGCGCGACGCGGTACCACGGCGCGGCTCCGACGACGGGCCGGCGCGCGTCCTCGTGGCCGAAGTCGCCGCGATCACGCGCAGCCTGACGGCGATCGCTGTCAGCTCCGGGCCCACTTCGGCTCGATGA
- a CDS encoding PaaI family thioesterase, whose amino-acid sequence MLDYTHVDGLSADDVARLRAVYEPLTGSVRELIDATIRTEVDEDVVAAAKAEIDSATARLRAAQKDGSFGIQFGAEGDSMPWGNAVIGVRNPTAPPLLIHKEPEGVATSDFYLGAAFEGPPGHVHGGVSAKILDHVLGDAASRPGVQRLTGTINVRYRRLTPLGRLHAEARVTHTDGFKTYAVGHIADKTGITVEAEAVFIEPKWARS is encoded by the coding sequence GTGCTGGACTACACCCATGTCGACGGTCTCAGTGCCGACGACGTCGCGCGGCTGCGGGCCGTATACGAACCACTGACCGGGTCGGTGCGCGAGCTGATCGATGCGACCATCCGGACCGAAGTCGACGAGGACGTCGTCGCCGCCGCCAAGGCCGAGATCGATTCCGCCACGGCGCGGTTGCGCGCCGCGCAGAAGGACGGATCGTTCGGCATCCAATTCGGCGCCGAGGGCGATTCGATGCCGTGGGGCAACGCGGTGATCGGGGTGCGGAACCCGACCGCGCCGCCGCTGTTGATTCATAAGGAGCCCGAGGGTGTCGCCACCAGCGACTTCTATCTGGGCGCAGCGTTCGAAGGTCCGCCAGGACACGTCCACGGCGGGGTCTCGGCGAAGATTCTCGACCACGTCCTCGGCGACGCGGCCAGTAGGCCGGGCGTCCAGCGGCTCACCGGAACCATCAACGTCCGCTATCGGCGGTTGACGCCGTTGGGCCGGCTCCACGCCGAGGCTCGGGTCACGCACACCGACGGGTTCAAGACGTACGCGGTGGGCCACATCGCCGACAAGACAGGAATCACGGTCGAGGCCGAGGCGGTGTTCATCGAGCCGAAGTGGGCCCGGAGCTGA